A genomic region of Caulobacter vibrioides contains the following coding sequences:
- a CDS encoding 2-oxoglutarate dehydrogenase E1 component: MADDAGIINQVLTETSFLYGANAAFVEDLYAQWAENPGSVEPSWNAFFASLQEQADQVKRAAQDPAWTPKKVATVRPDWLSALDGQWATVAPAVEAKVSKAIEAKAPGANAEAVRAATLDSLRAIMMIRAYRMRGHLAANLDPLGLDPPKDASELDPASYGFSEADYDRPIFLDFVLGLETATVREILSIVRRTYCGNVGVQYMHISDPAEKAWLQERIEGRDKEIVFSKEGKVAILKKLIEAEGFERFLHKRFPGTKRFGLDGGEAMVPALEQIIKRGGALGVKDIVLGMPHRGRLNVLAAVMGKPYHVIFHEFQGGSSVPSDVEGSGDVKYHMGASSDREFDDNKVHLSLTANPSHLEIVNPVVIGKARAKQAFTLREQPDAGRGHVLPLLLHGDAAFAGQGVVAECFTLSGLKGYRTGGTIHFIVNNQIGFTTSPRYSRSSPYPSDMALMVEAPIFHVNGDDPEAVVFAAKVATEYRQKFGKDVVIDMVCYRRFGHNEGDDPTMTSPLMYAKIKGHAPTRELYANRLIGEGVITQADSDSWVLEFEKFLDAEFDAGKTYKPNKADWLDGKWAGLTLPGDEDRRGKTAFPETRLRELGRQITAIPERIDAHKTVRRAIENRRDAFEKGEGIDWGAAEHLAFATLLDEGIPVRLSGQDSVRGTFTQRHSDIIDQKTEEHYTPLNNIRPGQAHYEVIDSALSEEAVLGFEYGFSLAEPNTLTLWEGQFGDFVNGAQVVIDQFISSGERKWLRMSGLVMLLPHGYEGQGPEHSSARLERFLQSCAEDNMQVVNCTTPANYFHALRRQMHREFRKPLIVMAPKSLLRHKRAVSNLSDFAEGSTFHRVMVDGAEAGCDVGGITLKSDDQIKRVIVCSGKVYFDLVDQRAKLGRDDVYLLRLEQFYPWPMKSLMNVLGRFKNADLIWCQEEPRNMGGWTFVDPWLEMTLDKLDIKAKRAKYVGRPASASTAAGLMSRHLKELETFLNEAFA, translated from the coding sequence ATGGCGGACGACGCAGGCATCATCAACCAGGTCTTGACCGAGACCAGCTTCCTCTACGGCGCCAATGCGGCGTTCGTGGAAGATCTCTACGCCCAGTGGGCGGAGAATCCCGGATCGGTCGAGCCCTCGTGGAACGCCTTCTTCGCCAGCCTGCAGGAGCAGGCCGACCAGGTTAAGCGGGCCGCGCAGGACCCCGCCTGGACGCCCAAGAAGGTCGCCACCGTCCGTCCGGACTGGCTGTCGGCCCTGGACGGCCAATGGGCCACCGTCGCCCCCGCCGTCGAAGCCAAGGTCTCCAAGGCCATCGAGGCCAAGGCGCCCGGCGCCAACGCCGAGGCCGTCCGCGCCGCCACGCTGGACAGCCTGCGCGCCATCATGATGATCCGCGCCTATCGCATGCGCGGTCACCTGGCCGCCAATCTCGACCCGCTGGGCCTGGATCCGCCGAAGGACGCCAGCGAGCTGGACCCGGCCTCGTACGGCTTCTCGGAAGCCGACTACGACCGTCCGATCTTCCTCGACTTCGTGCTGGGTCTTGAGACCGCCACGGTGCGCGAGATCTTGTCGATCGTCCGCCGCACCTACTGCGGCAATGTCGGCGTGCAGTACATGCACATCTCCGACCCGGCCGAGAAGGCCTGGCTGCAAGAGCGCATCGAAGGCCGCGACAAGGAGATCGTGTTCTCCAAGGAGGGCAAGGTCGCCATCCTGAAGAAGCTGATCGAGGCCGAGGGCTTCGAGCGCTTCCTGCACAAGCGTTTCCCCGGCACCAAGCGCTTTGGCCTGGACGGCGGCGAGGCCATGGTCCCGGCGCTGGAGCAGATCATCAAGCGCGGCGGCGCCCTGGGCGTGAAGGACATCGTCCTGGGCATGCCGCACCGCGGTCGCCTGAACGTGCTGGCCGCCGTGATGGGCAAGCCCTACCACGTGATCTTCCACGAGTTCCAAGGCGGCTCGTCGGTTCCCTCGGACGTCGAGGGCTCGGGCGACGTGAAGTACCACATGGGCGCCTCGTCGGACCGTGAGTTCGACGACAACAAGGTCCACCTGTCGCTGACCGCGAACCCGTCGCACCTGGAAATCGTCAACCCGGTCGTGATCGGCAAGGCCCGCGCCAAGCAGGCCTTCACCCTGCGCGAGCAGCCGGACGCGGGCCGTGGCCACGTGCTGCCGCTGCTGTTGCACGGCGACGCCGCCTTCGCCGGCCAAGGCGTGGTGGCCGAGTGCTTCACCCTGTCGGGCCTGAAGGGCTACCGCACGGGCGGCACCATCCACTTCATCGTCAACAACCAGATCGGCTTCACCACCAGCCCGCGCTATTCGCGCAGCTCGCCCTATCCCAGCGACATGGCGCTGATGGTCGAGGCGCCGATCTTCCACGTGAACGGCGATGATCCCGAAGCCGTCGTCTTCGCCGCCAAGGTCGCGACCGAGTACCGGCAGAAGTTCGGTAAGGACGTGGTCATCGACATGGTCTGCTACCGTCGCTTCGGTCACAACGAAGGCGACGATCCGACCATGACGTCGCCGCTGATGTACGCGAAGATCAAGGGCCACGCCCCCACGCGCGAACTGTACGCCAACCGCCTGATTGGCGAAGGCGTCATCACCCAGGCCGACAGCGACAGCTGGGTTCTGGAGTTCGAGAAGTTCCTCGACGCCGAGTTCGACGCCGGCAAGACCTACAAGCCCAACAAGGCCGACTGGCTGGACGGCAAGTGGGCGGGCCTTACCCTGCCGGGCGACGAGGATCGCCGCGGCAAGACCGCCTTCCCGGAAACCCGCCTGCGCGAGCTGGGCCGTCAGATCACCGCGATCCCCGAGCGGATCGACGCTCACAAGACCGTGCGTCGCGCCATCGAGAACCGTCGCGACGCGTTCGAGAAGGGCGAGGGCATTGACTGGGGCGCGGCCGAGCACTTGGCCTTCGCCACCCTGCTCGACGAGGGCATCCCGGTCCGCCTGTCGGGCCAGGACTCGGTGCGCGGCACCTTCACCCAGCGCCATTCGGACATCATCGATCAGAAGACCGAAGAGCACTACACGCCGCTGAACAACATCCGTCCGGGCCAGGCGCATTATGAAGTGATCGACTCGGCCCTGTCGGAAGAGGCGGTGCTGGGCTTCGAATACGGCTTCTCGCTGGCCGAGCCGAACACGCTCACCCTGTGGGAAGGCCAGTTCGGCGACTTCGTGAACGGCGCCCAGGTGGTCATCGACCAGTTCATCAGCTCGGGCGAGCGCAAGTGGCTGCGCATGAGCGGCCTGGTGATGCTGCTGCCGCACGGCTATGAGGGCCAGGGCCCCGAGCACAGCTCGGCGCGCCTGGAGCGCTTCCTGCAGTCGTGCGCGGAAGACAACATGCAGGTCGTCAACTGCACCACGCCGGCCAACTACTTCCACGCGCTGCGTCGCCAGATGCACCGCGAGTTCCGCAAGCCGCTGATCGTGATGGCCCCCAAGAGCCTGCTGCGCCACAAGCGCGCGGTCTCGAACCTGTCGGACTTCGCCGAGGGCTCGACCTTCCACCGCGTGATGGTGGACGGCGCTGAGGCCGGCTGCGATGTCGGTGGGATCACGCTGAAGAGCGACGATCAGATCAAGCGCGTCATCGTCTGTTCGGGCAAGGTCTACTTCGACCTCGTCGACCAGCGCGCGAAGCTCGGCCGTGATGACGTCTACCTGCTGCGTCTGGAGCAGTTCTATCCGTGGCCGATGAAGTCGCTGATGAACGTGCTGGGACGCTTCAAGAACGCCGACCTGATCTGGTGTCAGGAAGAGCCCCGGAACATGGGCGGCTGGACGTTCGTTGATCCGTGGCTGGAAATGACGCTCGACAAGCTGGACATCAAGGCCAAGCGCGCCAAGTACGTCGGCCGCCCGGCCTCGGCCTCGACGGCCGCCGGCCTGATGAGCCGCCACCTGAAAGAGCTTGAAACCTTCCTCAACGAGGCCTTCGCGTAA
- the odhB gene encoding 2-oxoglutarate dehydrogenase complex dihydrolipoyllysine-residue succinyltransferase — protein sequence MADINTPALGESVTEATVARWTKKVGEAVKKDEILVELETDKVSLEVASPADGVLSAIGAAEGATVVPGTVLGVVAEGATASAAPAAAPAPKAEAPKPAPAPAAAPAPVAAAPAAAPVSPAPARIAAESGLDLSKVAGTGKDGRVTKGDALAALEARAAAPAPAAAASAPRALHEREERVKMTRLRQTIARRLKEAQNTAAMLTTFNEVDMSAVMALRAQYKDVFEKRHGVKLGFMSFFTKAVVAALKAIPDVNAEIDGQDIIYKNHYDIGVAVGTDKGLVVPVVRDADVLNLAEIEKTIGDLGKKARTGGLAIEDMQGGTFTITNGGIYGSLMSTPILNAPQSGILGMHAIKERPMVVNGKIEIRPMMYLALSYDHRVVDGAGAVTFLVKVKEALEDPQRLLLDL from the coding sequence ATGGCCGACATCAATACGCCCGCCCTCGGCGAATCCGTCACCGAAGCCACGGTGGCGCGCTGGACCAAGAAGGTCGGTGAGGCCGTGAAGAAGGACGAGATCCTCGTCGAGCTGGAAACCGACAAGGTTTCGCTCGAAGTGGCCTCGCCCGCCGACGGCGTGCTGTCGGCGATCGGCGCTGCGGAAGGCGCGACCGTCGTTCCGGGCACGGTGCTGGGCGTCGTCGCCGAAGGCGCGACCGCCTCGGCCGCGCCGGCCGCCGCGCCGGCTCCGAAGGCTGAAGCGCCCAAGCCCGCGCCGGCTCCGGCCGCCGCTCCGGCCCCGGTCGCCGCGGCTCCCGCCGCCGCGCCGGTCAGCCCGGCCCCGGCCCGCATCGCCGCCGAAAGCGGCCTCGACCTCTCCAAGGTCGCGGGCACCGGCAAGGACGGCCGCGTCACCAAGGGCGACGCCCTGGCCGCTCTGGAAGCCCGCGCCGCCGCTCCGGCCCCGGCCGCCGCTGCGAGCGCGCCGCGCGCCCTGCACGAGCGCGAAGAGCGCGTGAAGATGACGCGCCTGCGTCAGACGATCGCCCGTCGCCTGAAGGAAGCCCAGAACACCGCCGCCATGCTGACGACCTTCAACGAGGTCGACATGAGCGCCGTGATGGCCCTGCGCGCCCAGTACAAGGACGTGTTCGAAAAGCGCCACGGCGTGAAGCTGGGCTTCATGTCCTTCTTCACCAAGGCCGTCGTGGCCGCGCTGAAGGCGATCCCGGACGTCAACGCCGAGATCGACGGTCAGGACATCATCTACAAGAACCACTACGACATCGGCGTCGCCGTCGGCACCGATAAGGGCCTGGTGGTTCCGGTCGTCCGTGACGCCGACGTGCTGAACCTGGCCGAGATCGAAAAGACCATCGGCGACCTCGGCAAGAAGGCCCGCACCGGCGGCCTGGCCATCGAGGACATGCAGGGCGGCACCTTCACGATCACCAACGGCGGCATCTACGGCTCGCTGATGTCGACCCCGATCCTGAACGCGCCGCAGTCGGGCATCCTGGGCATGCACGCCATCAAGGAACGCCCGATGGTCGTCAACGGCAAGATCGAGATCCGGCCGATGATGTACCTGGCCTTGTCCTACGACCACCGCGTCGTCGACGGCGCCGGCGCCGTGACCTTCCTGGTCAAGGTCAAGGAAGCCCTCGAAGACCCGCAGCGCCTGCTGCTGGATCTCTAA
- a CDS encoding DUF3088 family protein — protein MAKDTLYLLKPHFEKDGVQRFCPDCAMMEGYLATYPALREALEIVYVDYARPRAVLVERLGEAHQNAPTLILAQAAPDEGPHGEIHFANDLSFLTDARPITRYLASKLGLAAPL, from the coding sequence ATGGCCAAGGACACGCTCTATCTGCTCAAGCCGCACTTCGAGAAGGACGGCGTCCAGCGCTTCTGTCCCGACTGCGCGATGATGGAGGGATATCTGGCGACCTATCCCGCCCTGCGCGAGGCGCTGGAGATCGTCTATGTCGACTACGCCCGTCCGCGCGCAGTGCTGGTCGAGCGGCTCGGCGAAGCGCACCAGAACGCCCCGACCCTGATCCTGGCCCAGGCCGCCCCGGACGAGGGGCCGCACGGCGAAATCCACTTCGCGAACGATCTGTCGTTCCTGACCGACGCCCGGCCGATCACGCGTTATCTGGCGAGCAAGCTCGGGTTGGCGGCGCCGCTGTGA
- a CDS encoding antitoxin: MAKIDVEPARAKLFTHGGSQAVRLPKAFRFDGTEVTVRREGRKVILEPLTDDRPRTRAELEAMWARVDTLLGGEFPDRDQPPEQERDFGW, encoded by the coding sequence ATGGCCAAGATCGACGTCGAACCTGCCCGCGCAAAGCTCTTCACCCATGGTGGCAGCCAAGCCGTACGCTTGCCGAAAGCCTTTCGGTTTGACGGGACCGAGGTCACGGTCAGGCGTGAAGGGCGGAAGGTGATCCTCGAGCCACTGACGGATGACCGTCCCCGGACTCGGGCTGAACTTGAGGCCATGTGGGCGCGCGTTGACACGCTTCTCGGCGGTGAGTTCCCGGATCGGGATCAGCCCCCTGAACAAGAGCGCGATTTCGGCTGGTGA
- a CDS encoding type II toxin-antitoxin system VapC family toxin yields the protein MTLALDTNVFIDLLRGRRASVRQRHAEAILGTRPLVTSLVVFHELHFGIAASPNSVAEADAVAIVLRGVSIEPLTEQDMIRAAEVRARLRRTGRPIGGYDGLIAGQALERGWTLVTSNVREFDRVEGLALENWGE from the coding sequence GTGACCCTAGCACTCGACACGAACGTCTTTATCGACCTGCTGCGGGGACGTCGCGCCTCCGTGCGCCAGAGACATGCCGAAGCGATCCTCGGAACTCGGCCGCTGGTGACGTCTCTGGTGGTGTTCCACGAGCTGCATTTCGGAATAGCGGCCAGCCCGAACAGCGTTGCGGAGGCCGATGCGGTAGCGATCGTCCTCAGGGGCGTTTCCATCGAGCCCTTAACCGAGCAAGACATGATCCGAGCGGCGGAGGTCCGGGCGCGCTTGAGGCGTACGGGCCGACCGATCGGTGGGTACGATGGGCTGATCGCGGGCCAAGCCCTCGAGCGCGGTTGGACGCTTGTCACATCCAATGTTCGTGAATTCGATCGCGTCGAAGGGCTCGCGCTTGAGAACTGGGGCGAGTAA
- the lpdA gene encoding dihydrolipoyl dehydrogenase, with protein sequence MAQYDVVIIGGGPGGYNAAIRAGQLGLKVAIVEGRGKLGGTCLNVGCMPSKALLHASELYAAATGPEFAKLGIEVKPKLNLSQMMAQKAESVEALTKGVEFLMKKNKVEYVKGWGRIAGAGKVVVKAEDGSETTLETKNIVIATGSEPTPLPGVTVDNKRVIDSTGALSLPEVPKRLVVVGAGVIGLELGSVWKRLGAEVTVVEYLDRILPGTDTEVANAFQKILVKQGFKFQLGAKVTGAEAGAKGVKLSFEPVAGGEAQTIEADYVLVAIGRRPYTQGLGLETVGVTPDKRGMIANDHFKTGVAGVWVIGDVTSGPMLAHKAEDEGVACIEMIAGKAGHVNYGIIPGVVYTSPEVATVGKTEDELKAEGVAYKVGKFPFLANSRAKINHETDGFVKILADAKTDRILGAHMIGPNVGDMIAEYCVAMEFGGASEDVARTCHPHPTRSEALRQAAMGVEGWTMQA encoded by the coding sequence ATGGCTCAGTACGACGTCGTCATCATCGGTGGCGGTCCTGGTGGCTACAACGCGGCGATCCGCGCTGGCCAACTGGGCCTGAAGGTCGCGATCGTCGAGGGCCGCGGCAAGCTGGGCGGCACCTGCCTGAACGTCGGCTGCATGCCCTCCAAGGCCCTGCTGCACGCCTCGGAACTGTACGCCGCTGCGACCGGTCCGGAGTTCGCCAAGCTCGGCATCGAGGTGAAGCCCAAGCTGAACCTCTCCCAGATGATGGCCCAGAAGGCCGAGAGCGTCGAAGCCCTGACCAAGGGCGTCGAGTTCCTGATGAAGAAGAACAAGGTTGAGTACGTGAAGGGCTGGGGCCGCATCGCCGGCGCCGGCAAGGTGGTGGTGAAGGCCGAGGACGGTTCGGAAACCACCCTCGAGACCAAGAACATCGTCATCGCCACCGGCTCGGAGCCCACCCCGCTGCCGGGCGTGACCGTCGACAACAAGCGCGTCATCGACTCGACCGGCGCCCTGTCGCTGCCCGAAGTGCCTAAGCGCCTGGTGGTCGTCGGCGCCGGCGTGATCGGCCTGGAACTGGGCTCGGTCTGGAAGCGCCTTGGCGCCGAAGTCACCGTGGTCGAGTACCTGGACCGCATCCTGCCGGGCACCGACACTGAAGTGGCCAACGCCTTCCAGAAGATCCTGGTCAAGCAGGGCTTCAAGTTCCAGCTGGGCGCCAAGGTCACCGGCGCTGAAGCCGGCGCCAAGGGCGTGAAGCTGAGCTTCGAGCCGGTCGCCGGGGGCGAGGCCCAGACGATCGAGGCCGACTACGTGCTGGTCGCCATCGGCCGTCGCCCGTACACCCAAGGCCTGGGCCTGGAGACGGTCGGCGTCACGCCCGACAAGCGCGGCATGATCGCCAACGACCACTTCAAGACCGGCGTCGCCGGCGTCTGGGTGATCGGTGACGTGACCTCGGGTCCGATGCTGGCCCACAAGGCCGAGGACGAGGGCGTGGCCTGCATCGAGATGATCGCGGGCAAGGCCGGCCACGTGAACTACGGCATCATCCCGGGCGTGGTTTACACCAGCCCCGAGGTGGCCACGGTCGGCAAGACCGAGGACGAGCTGAAGGCCGAGGGCGTCGCCTATAAGGTCGGCAAGTTCCCGTTCCTGGCCAACAGCCGCGCGAAGATCAACCACGAGACCGACGGCTTCGTGAAGATCCTGGCTGACGCCAAGACTGACCGCATTCTCGGCGCCCACATGATCGGCCCTAACGTCGGCGACATGATCGCCGAGTACTGTGTGGCCATGGAGTTCGGCGGCGCGTCGGAAGACGTGGCCCGCACCTGCCACCCGCACCCGACCCGCTCCGAAGCCCTGCGCCAGGCGGCCATGGGCGTCGAAGGCTGGACGATGCAGGCGTAA
- a CDS encoding methyl-accepting chemotaxis protein — protein sequence MNFDNLKISTKVALPAVILTVVALLIVGLGVYQSRKVEANEKVLVEQRAPAELATARFNRRVVGIGYAAYRTVSYPGASAEAQAASQEIDLAYKEGKELLKEIKKADPEAEKRVADFSARFDKIYTSARQGADLGLQDANEAAIMVMAVIDPEIAALNKDAADFTNTHAKETEAMVEKANKEAAAGTIFSIIFGLVAAGGALLFALWIGSRKIAAPLIATAKTMDILAQGSVDVEVRGAERKDEVGAMARSVQVFKDNAVALRTAEAAQQRANAETEAERRRNQEVAEAAAKEQAMVMEAIAGGLARLSDGDLTYRLDQQFPEAYKRLQNDFNGAITQLEEAMGTIVHAASSIGAGSDEIASAADDLSRRSEQQAASLEETAAALDEITATVRRSSAGAQEASKVVGSTRSDAERSSIVVRNAVDAMNQIEKSSQSISQIIGVIDEIAFQTNLLALNAGVEAARAGEAGRGFAVVAQEVRALAQRSADAAKEIKTLISTSSQQVNQGVAMVGQTGEALQAIVVKVGEIDALVGEIAASGQEQATGLNEVNAAVNQMDQTVQQNAAMVEQSTAASHALKSEAGNLMQMISRFRVKGSASVAAAGGSKRASRPVAPPPAAPRASAPAPAPSSYSASPGPALASSASRPGANPVAAAQAKLAKAVGASSSDDWEEF from the coding sequence ATGAACTTCGACAACCTGAAGATCTCAACCAAGGTGGCCCTTCCGGCCGTCATCTTGACCGTGGTCGCCTTGCTGATCGTCGGGCTGGGCGTCTACCAGTCTCGCAAGGTTGAGGCGAACGAGAAGGTCCTCGTCGAACAACGGGCGCCGGCCGAACTGGCCACGGCGCGCTTCAATCGTCGCGTCGTGGGTATCGGCTACGCGGCTTACCGGACCGTCTCCTATCCTGGGGCGTCGGCCGAGGCCCAAGCGGCCAGCCAAGAAATCGACCTCGCCTACAAGGAAGGCAAGGAACTGCTGAAGGAGATCAAGAAGGCCGATCCTGAAGCCGAAAAGAGGGTCGCGGACTTCAGCGCGCGCTTCGACAAGATCTATACGAGCGCTCGCCAGGGCGCCGATCTGGGCCTGCAGGACGCCAATGAAGCCGCCATCATGGTGATGGCGGTGATTGATCCGGAAATCGCTGCGCTGAACAAGGACGCTGCGGACTTCACCAACACCCACGCCAAGGAAACCGAGGCGATGGTGGAGAAGGCGAACAAGGAAGCCGCCGCCGGCACGATCTTCTCGATCATTTTCGGCCTGGTCGCCGCTGGCGGGGCTCTGCTGTTCGCCCTGTGGATCGGCTCGCGGAAGATCGCCGCCCCGCTGATCGCCACCGCCAAGACCATGGATATCCTGGCCCAAGGGTCGGTCGACGTCGAAGTGCGCGGCGCAGAGCGCAAGGACGAGGTCGGCGCCATGGCCCGCTCGGTCCAGGTGTTCAAGGACAACGCCGTGGCCCTGCGCACCGCCGAGGCCGCCCAGCAGCGCGCCAACGCCGAAACCGAGGCCGAGCGTCGCCGCAATCAAGAGGTGGCCGAAGCCGCCGCCAAGGAACAGGCCATGGTCATGGAAGCCATCGCTGGCGGCCTGGCCCGCCTGTCGGACGGTGATTTGACCTACCGCCTGGATCAGCAGTTCCCCGAGGCCTACAAGCGCCTGCAGAACGATTTCAACGGCGCCATCACCCAGTTGGAAGAGGCGATGGGCACCATCGTCCATGCCGCCAGCAGCATCGGCGCGGGCTCCGACGAGATCGCCTCGGCCGCAGACGACCTGTCGCGCCGCAGCGAACAGCAGGCCGCCAGCCTGGAAGAAACCGCAGCCGCTCTGGACGAGATCACCGCCACGGTGCGCCGCTCGTCGGCCGGGGCGCAGGAAGCCTCCAAGGTGGTCGGCTCGACCCGTTCTGACGCCGAGCGTTCCAGCATCGTCGTGCGCAACGCCGTCGACGCCATGAACCAGATCGAAAAGTCGTCGCAATCGATCAGCCAGATCATCGGCGTCATTGACGAGATCGCGTTCCAGACCAACCTTTTGGCGCTGAACGCCGGCGTCGAAGCCGCCCGCGCGGGCGAAGCCGGTCGCGGCTTCGCCGTCGTCGCCCAGGAAGTGCGCGCCCTGGCCCAACGTTCGGCCGATGCGGCCAAGGAGATCAAGACCCTGATCTCGACCTCGTCCCAGCAGGTCAATCAAGGCGTCGCCATGGTCGGCCAGACCGGCGAGGCGCTGCAGGCCATCGTGGTCAAGGTCGGCGAGATCGACGCGCTGGTAGGCGAGATCGCCGCCTCGGGCCAGGAGCAGGCCACCGGCCTCAATGAGGTCAACGCCGCCGTCAATCAGATGGACCAGACTGTCCAGCAGAACGCCGCCATGGTCGAGCAGTCGACCGCCGCCTCGCACGCGCTGAAGAGCGAGGCGGGCAATCTGATGCAGATGATCTCGCGGTTCCGCGTCAAGGGCTCGGCGAGCGTCGCGGCCGCCGGCGGCTCCAAGCGCGCCAGCCGCCCGGTCGCCCCACCGCCCGCCGCGCCGCGCGCCTCTGCCCCCGCCCCGGCGCCGTCCTCGTACTCGGCGTCGCCCGGTCCCGCCCTCGCCAGCTCGGCCAGCCGCCCGGGGGCCAACCCGGTCGCCGCCGCCCAGGCCAAGCTCGCCAAGGCCGTCGGCGCTTCGTCGAGCGACGACTGGGAAGAGTTCTAA
- a CDS encoding tyrosine recombinase XerC gives MSARQAYAAWLDHLTLERRASPRTVRAYGDNVLAYLNFLEIHRGETLSLAAMGEISAADLRGYLASRRLGENALAPRSLSQALSSIRAFHRYLDQRHGVANAGVALVRGPRLKIGLPRPVTEDQARDLITEAADDTERDPWETARDEAVLTLLWGCGLRISEALSLRISDTPLAMALRITGKGGKTRIVPVLDAVRAAVDVYLDELPFKLGPDEPLFRAKRGGPLSPRHVQGLVQTLRGRLGLSDRVTPHAFRHAFATHLLGAGADLRAIQDLLGHASLSTTQRYTEVDAAGLLAAYQAAHPKA, from the coding sequence GTGAGCGCCCGCCAGGCCTACGCCGCCTGGCTGGATCATCTGACGCTGGAGCGTAGGGCCTCGCCGCGTACGGTGCGGGCCTATGGCGACAATGTCCTGGCCTATCTGAACTTCCTCGAGATTCATCGCGGCGAGACGCTGAGCCTTGCCGCGATGGGCGAGATCTCGGCGGCGGACCTGCGCGGCTATCTGGCCTCCCGCCGCCTGGGCGAGAACGCCCTGGCTCCGCGCTCTCTGTCCCAGGCGCTGTCGTCGATCCGCGCGTTTCACCGCTATCTGGACCAGCGCCATGGCGTGGCGAACGCCGGCGTGGCGCTGGTGCGCGGTCCCCGCCTCAAGATCGGCCTGCCGCGCCCCGTCACCGAGGATCAGGCGCGCGACCTGATCACCGAGGCCGCCGACGACACTGAACGCGACCCGTGGGAGACCGCACGCGATGAAGCGGTGCTGACCCTGCTGTGGGGTTGTGGCCTGCGGATCAGCGAGGCGCTGTCTCTACGCATCAGCGACACGCCGTTGGCGATGGCGCTGCGGATCACGGGTAAGGGCGGCAAGACCCGCATCGTGCCCGTGCTGGACGCCGTTCGCGCGGCGGTGGATGTCTATCTGGACGAACTTCCGTTCAAGCTCGGGCCTGATGAGCCCCTGTTTCGGGCCAAGCGTGGCGGGCCGCTGTCGCCGCGCCACGTCCAGGGGTTGGTGCAGACCCTGCGCGGACGCCTGGGGCTATCCGACCGCGTCACGCCCCACGCCTTTCGACACGCGTTCGCAACGCACCTTCTGGGGGCCGGGGCCGACCTGAGAGCCATCCAGGACCTTCTGGGCCACGCCTCGCTCTCGACCACCCAACGCTACACCGAAGTCGACGCCGCCGGCCTCCTGGCCGCCTATCAGGCCGCGCATCCGAAAGCTTGA
- a CDS encoding DUF484 family protein translates to MSDATRATRTTVVDAESVRDFLRTEPEFLREDENLLGELGLRVDAANVIDFGPKALARAAAAHRREASVRQAIEANARANYSAQAQTHAAVIDMLDARNHSDLARRVDEMAQLRFGHAAGVIALEGPSRVPAGWRALAESQVDMLLGDAPIARMGFFAPALPLFDDKAETIRSMAIVRMAIWEPRREALIAFGSTDPEGFTPDMGTELVNFLARVVERTAERWPVL, encoded by the coding sequence ATGAGCGACGCAACGCGAGCGACCAGAACGACGGTCGTCGATGCCGAGAGCGTGCGTGACTTCCTCCGCACCGAACCGGAGTTCCTGCGCGAGGACGAGAACCTGCTGGGCGAGCTGGGCCTGCGGGTCGACGCGGCGAACGTCATCGACTTTGGCCCTAAGGCCCTGGCCCGGGCCGCCGCCGCGCACCGTCGCGAGGCCAGCGTCCGGCAGGCCATCGAGGCCAACGCCCGCGCTAACTATTCCGCCCAGGCCCAGACGCACGCTGCGGTGATCGACATGCTCGACGCCCGCAACCACTCCGACCTCGCCCGCCGCGTCGACGAAATGGCCCAGCTGCGCTTCGGACACGCCGCGGGGGTGATCGCGCTCGAGGGCCCGAGCCGGGTGCCGGCGGGCTGGCGCGCCCTGGCCGAAAGCCAGGTCGACATGCTGCTGGGCGATGCGCCGATCGCACGCATGGGCTTCTTCGCCCCGGCCCTGCCGCTGTTCGACGACAAGGCCGAGACGATTCGCAGCATGGCCATCGTCCGCATGGCGATCTGGGAGCCCCGTCGCGAAGCGCTGATCGCCTTCGGCTCGACCGACCCCGAGGGCTTCACGCCAGACATGGGGACCGAACTGGTGAATTTCCTGGCCCGCGTGGTGGAGCGCACGGCCGAACGCTGGCCTGTCCTGTGA